The Deinococcus sp. AJ005 genome includes a window with the following:
- a CDS encoding SMI1/KNR4 family protein, with protein sequence MTKNQPAATYIQQFWNEFEQWILSQEDGEDVLELLLPGASQSELNQAEHALEFALPVDFREFYSRHNGAHFWPDEEELLTLENALSETMMRRSAVAKQADLQAGETDLDENGVFQTWWHKRWLLFIRDGGGNGVAIQCGAPESSGQVIYVDHETGQPSSESSLSNYLEGIVALIRQDWYVVKDGTVMSRELLDEDDEDYAEDLDSWLEMRST encoded by the coding sequence ATGACAAAAAATCAGCCTGCTGCGACATATATACAACAATTCTGGAATGAGTTTGAGCAGTGGATTTTAAGCCAGGAAGACGGTGAAGATGTGCTTGAACTCTTGTTGCCTGGGGCCAGTCAGTCTGAACTAAATCAGGCTGAACACGCACTGGAATTCGCTCTGCCAGTTGATTTCCGTGAATTCTATTCCCGACACAATGGCGCTCATTTCTGGCCCGACGAGGAAGAGCTACTGACCCTTGAGAACGCACTGAGCGAGACGATGATGCGTCGTAGCGCCGTTGCCAAGCAAGCTGATTTGCAGGCTGGTGAAACCGATCTGGATGAAAATGGCGTTTTTCAAACTTGGTGGCATAAGCGTTGGCTGTTGTTCATTCGCGATGGCGGGGGAAATGGCGTCGCTATCCAATGTGGCGCTCCGGAGAGCAGCGGACAGGTGATCTATGTAGATCACGAGACAGGCCAGCCGAGCAGCGAGTCAAGTCTCTCAAATTATCTTGAGGGGATTGTGGCATTGATTCGTCAGGATTGGTATGTAGTCAAAGACGGAACTGTTATGTCTCGCGAACTACTGGACGAAGACGATGAAGATTATGCTGAGGATTTAGATTCCTGGCTTGAAATGCGGTCCACATAA
- the hpaB gene encoding 4-hydroxyphenylacetate 3-monooxygenase, oxygenase component has translation MTAITGQQFLSRLQKNPPTLYIDGERITDPTTHPSTRNMCQSLAELYDMQHQPSLRDALTYEDGGERHAISFMVPRSKDDLRRIAEAHHIRANYSLGFLGRAPDYMNANVMAAGMGADYFGQCDASRPGSKNRDFAANMRRYYEYVRDNDLCLTHALTNPQVNRAKQASEMPDPYIALGVVEETEEGVIVRGARMMATLPIADEILIFPSTVLKENADKSRYAMGFGIPTNTPGLSFQCREPIDVGRDPEDHPLASRFDEQDAFVIFDDVLVPWERIFLLYDTELANKAYAGTDAVLHMAYQVVSLKVAKTEAFLGTAQSIVDAIGSGQFQHVQSKVAEIIVMLEIMKGLEAAAREGATLNKYGVMTPARGPLDAARNYYPANHARLPELLQLLGASGIIMMPSKADREGPLGPQIAKYLQAGRATAEERLKLFRLAWDMSMSSFAGRQTLYERYFFGDPVRMHSALYEVFDKQPYVERIHAFLEREDRHEAVAADD, from the coding sequence ATGACCGCCATCACCGGACAACAATTTCTATCCCGCCTTCAGAAGAACCCACCCACCCTCTACATAGACGGTGAGCGCATTACCGATCCCACCACGCACCCCTCCACCCGCAACATGTGCCAGTCACTGGCGGAGCTGTATGACATGCAGCACCAGCCCAGTTTGCGCGACGCCCTGACCTACGAGGACGGCGGCGAACGCCACGCCATCAGCTTCATGGTGCCGCGCAGCAAGGACGATCTGCGGCGCATTGCCGAGGCGCACCACATTCGCGCCAATTACTCGTTGGGCTTCCTAGGCCGCGCGCCGGACTACATGAACGCCAACGTGATGGCGGCGGGCATGGGCGCGGACTACTTCGGCCAGTGCGACGCCAGCCGCCCCGGCAGTAAGAACCGCGACTTTGCCGCCAACATGCGCCGTTATTACGAGTATGTGCGCGACAACGATCTGTGCCTGACGCACGCCCTGACCAACCCGCAGGTCAACCGCGCAAAACAGGCGTCCGAGATGCCCGATCCGTATATCGCGCTGGGCGTGGTGGAGGAAACAGAGGAAGGCGTGATCGTGCGCGGCGCGCGGATGATGGCAACGCTGCCGATTGCCGACGAGATTCTGATCTTTCCATCCACCGTGCTAAAGGAAAACGCCGACAAGAGCCGTTACGCGATGGGCTTCGGCATTCCCACAAACACGCCGGGCCTGAGCTTCCAGTGCCGCGAACCCATTGACGTGGGCCGCGACCCGGAAGACCACCCACTTGCCAGCCGTTTTGACGAGCAGGACGCCTTCGTGATCTTTGACGACGTGCTGGTGCCGTGGGAGCGCATCTTCTTGCTGTACGACACCGAACTGGCGAACAAGGCCTACGCCGGAACCGACGCCGTGCTGCACATGGCCTATCAGGTGGTCAGCCTCAAAGTTGCCAAGACCGAGGCGTTCCTGGGGACCGCGCAGAGTATCGTGGACGCGATTGGCAGCGGGCAATTTCAGCATGTGCAGAGCAAGGTGGCTGAGATTATCGTGATGCTGGAAATCATGAAGGGCCTGGAGGCGGCGGCGCGGGAAGGGGCCACGCTGAACAAATACGGCGTAATGACCCCGGCGCGTGGCCCGCTGGACGCTGCCCGCAACTATTACCCCGCCAACCACGCCCGCCTGCCGGAGCTGCTGCAACTGCTGGGCGCATCGGGAATCATCATGATGCCCAGCAAGGCAGACCGGGAAGGCCCGCTGGGGCCGCAGATCGCCAAGTACCTGCAAGCGGGCCGAGCCACCGCTGAGGAACGTCTCAAGCTGTTCCGCCTCGCCTGGGACATGTCCATGAGCAGCTTCGCCGGGCGGCAAACCCTCTATGAGCGCTATTTCTTCGGTGATCCGGTGCGGATGCACTCGGCTCTGTACGAGGTGTTTGACAAGCAGCCTTACGTGGAGCGCATTCACGCCTTCTTGGAGCGCGAGGACCGGCACGAGGCGGTGGCAGCGGATGACTGA